The nucleotide sequence ACGATCGAAGGTGTCACCGCCCAGCGGGTGGGCGATCCCCTGGACGCTCTTGACTTGATCAATAGAGGAGTGATACCGGTCCTGGTTGACCCGGATGGGGAGAGCCGTCAAAGCTTGCAGCCATCGGTCGTGGTGGACGCGATCATGGCAAAGGTCAATACGGGAACTGGCCTGGATGATGCACCTCTGGTTGTGGCTCTGGGCCCAGGTTTTGAAGCAGGAGTGGATTGTCATGCCGTGATAGAGACCAACCGCGGCCATAATCTGGGTCGGGTCATCTGGCAGGGAAAAGCAGAGCCCGACACCAGGATACCCGGGGAGGTTGGCGGCTATCGGGGCGCGCGCGTGTTGCGGGCTCCCGCCGATGGCCACGTTGATCCACTGATTGTCATCGGTGATCGCGTGTCCGAGGGAAATCTGATTGCGCGGGTTGATGGCATGCCGGTCGTGGCGCCCTTTGACGGCGTGTTAAGAGGATTGGTCCATGAGAGCGTCCATGTGAGGGTGGGGATGAAAATCGGTGATCTGGACGCACGTGGCGAACCAGGTCATTGCCTGAGTATCTCCGACAAATCACTGGCGGTTGGCGGTGGCGTTCTGGAAGCGATTCTTGCGTGGCTGGCCCGCGCCACCGCGAAGATGGACAGCTAAGCGCTGATCGGCAGCCGCCATGAATCTCAGCAGCGCCATTCGACTCGAAGCATGGGCGGCGAAACCGGTGATCGCTCTAATCGGTGCTGGTGGCAAGTCAACTTTGCTGTTTCGCCTGGGCAATGAGTTGGCGCAGGCCGGCTACCAGACATTGCTTTCCACGACGACCAAGCTGGGCGCCCATCAGGTGGATGACGCTGCCTTCACACTGTTGGCCTCCGATCCACAACTGTTGGCCAGGGAACTGCCAACCTCGCTGCGCGGGTATCGCCAGGTGTTGGCCCTGAGTGGTGAAGCGCCAGGAGGCAAAGTGCTCGGCCTGCCCCCGGAGATCATCTGCCAGCTGCTGGGTTTGGCGGATGTCCAGGCGGTGGTGGTGGAGGCGGATGGCAGCCGCAGGCGTCCCATCAAGGCGCCGGCGGACCACGAACCGGTCGTGTCCGCTTGTACCAATCACATGCTGACGGTTGCAGGCATGGCAGGCATTGGCAAGCCGCTGTCCGCCGACTGGGTTCACCGGCCCGCTCTGGTTGCCTCCTTGACCGGACTCTCGATGGGGGAACCGTTGACACCGGAAGCTGTGGCAGCGCTATTGACTCATCCCCGTGGTGGCGCAAAGGGTGGCCCCGAGCAGGCGCGGAAAT is from Chloroflexota bacterium and encodes:
- the yqeB gene encoding selenium-dependent molybdenum cofactor biosynthesis protein YqeB; translation: MIGKTLVMSRGAGDLASGVVWRLHRCGFPVVMTELPQPQVVRRRVAFAEAIFAGQATIEGVTAQRVGDPLDALDLINRGVIPVLVDPDGESRQSLQPSVVVDAIMAKVNTGTGLDDAPLVVALGPGFEAGVDCHAVIETNRGHNLGRVIWQGKAEPDTRIPGEVGGYRGARVLRAPADGHVDPLIVIGDRVSEGNLIARVDGMPVVAPFDGVLRGLVHESVHVRVGMKIGDLDARGEPGHCLSISDKSLAVGGGVLEAILAWLARATAKMDS